One window from the genome of Leuconostoc suionicum encodes:
- a CDS encoding CpsD/CapB family tyrosine-protein kinase → MSFFNKGRAVGKDGLSVETMTKGARLITAAEPKNPVSEQFRTLRTNIEFASVAKGEIKTLLISSALPSEGKSTVTANLAVAYAQQGKKVLLVDADLRRPTVAVTFGLNKNASGLTNYLGDSEKEVGSIIHRTSMDNLNVMPSGPIPPNPAELLGSGRMTNLISQLKTHYDIIIFDVPPFLMVTDAQVLMTKMDGVAIVVNGGKTNRGAIQRTHEILKIAEAPVLGFIYNDQQRRKKGGAGYGYGYGYGYGETKV, encoded by the coding sequence ATGAGTTTTTTTAATAAAGGACGAGCTGTTGGTAAAGATGGTCTGTCTGTTGAGACAATGACCAAAGGCGCTCGCTTAATTACCGCAGCAGAACCAAAAAATCCTGTGTCAGAACAGTTCCGTACCTTACGTACGAATATCGAATTCGCCTCAGTGGCGAAAGGTGAGATCAAAACGCTATTGATTTCTTCGGCACTACCTTCAGAAGGTAAATCAACGGTGACGGCTAACCTAGCTGTTGCTTACGCGCAACAAGGTAAAAAAGTCTTGCTAGTCGATGCCGACTTGCGCCGTCCTACGGTGGCTGTGACATTTGGATTAAATAAAAACGCCAGCGGACTAACGAATTATCTTGGCGATTCAGAGAAAGAGGTTGGGTCAATTATTCATCGCACCTCAATGGATAATCTCAACGTCATGCCATCAGGGCCAATACCACCTAATCCAGCGGAACTCTTGGGATCAGGTCGTATGACGAACTTAATTAGCCAGTTGAAAACACACTACGACATAATCATATTTGATGTTCCGCCATTCTTGATGGTTACAGATGCACAAGTATTGATGACAAAAATGGATGGTGTGGCCATTGTTGTTAATGGTGGGAAAACAAATAGAGGTGCCATACAGCGAACACACGAAATTTTGAAGATTGCTGAAGCACCGGTACTTGGATTTATTTATAATGACCAGCAACGTAGAAAGAAGGGGGGTGCTGGTTACGGCTATGGATATGGTTACGGCTATGGGGAAACTAAGGTTTAA
- a CDS encoding YveK family protein, whose protein sequence is MNNVLELRQLWQIIRKHFLSIVVMAIIGAAAGFGIAKFVIAPTYSASTSMLVNRSADDTSTATANLSDQQADVQLINTYKNLIISSNVLGAVSKELKNPAPIVVQEAKDAVYETLADGTRRLVTPAKKKITKPSTKTKYNLSVEELKSMISISNQTNSQVFSINVKAKNPKLAADVANEVADAFKDKIGGFMKINNVSIIDSAKANKQPVAPNVKLFTLAGFVVLGGLTFLYMLVKELSDTTIKSPDEISEAFGMTNLGIIGHVKPIKHFSMSPKVEIAKPENHKTPRSRLSRLDRD, encoded by the coding sequence ATGAATAATGTTCTTGAACTACGTCAATTATGGCAGATTATTCGAAAACACTTCCTTTCAATTGTTGTGATGGCAATCATTGGTGCAGCTGCTGGGTTTGGCATTGCTAAGTTTGTTATTGCACCCACCTACAGTGCATCAACAAGCATGTTGGTTAACCGATCGGCTGATGACACGAGTACCGCCACTGCTAACTTGTCGGATCAACAGGCTGACGTGCAGTTGATTAATACATATAAGAATTTGATTATTTCTAGTAACGTGCTAGGAGCAGTATCAAAAGAATTAAAAAATCCAGCACCAATTGTTGTACAAGAAGCAAAAGATGCTGTGTATGAAACATTAGCTGACGGGACACGCCGATTGGTAACACCAGCTAAGAAAAAAATTACAAAGCCTTCAACGAAGACAAAATACAATCTAAGCGTTGAAGAACTAAAAAGCATGATTTCAATCAGTAACCAAACCAATTCGCAAGTTTTTTCAATTAATGTCAAAGCCAAAAATCCTAAGTTAGCTGCTGATGTGGCCAATGAAGTTGCCGATGCGTTTAAAGATAAGATTGGTGGCTTTATGAAGATTAATAACGTTTCGATCATTGATTCTGCGAAGGCAAATAAACAACCAGTTGCACCAAATGTTAAGTTATTTACTTTGGCTGGTTTTGTTGTACTTGGTGGATTAACATTTTTGTATATGCTTGTTAAAGAATTATCTGATACAACCATTAAGTCGCCGGATGAGATTTCAGAAGCGTTTGGTATGACGAACCTTGGTATCATTGGTCATGTTAAGCCAATTAAGCACTTCAGTATGTCACCCAAGGTAGAAATTGCTAAGCCAGAGAATCATAAAACACCACGGTCACGTTTGAGCCGTTTGGATCGCGATTAA
- a CDS encoding tyrosine-protein phosphatase: MLIDLHSHLLPNIDDGSKSLRASIRMAKEAVDGGIKAALMTPHHMNGQYVNHKDDVIRLTSEFQKHLDKNDIGLQVFPSQEVRINGGLLQALDDDDILFADESNRYLLLEFPDDDVPTYSKDMIFQIMQRGITVEIAHPERNTKIMSTPSILFDLIESGAVAQVTASSYVGTFGKKVEKFAEEIIKHNLAHVFVSDAHDLPNRDYEMAEAMAKLEKQLGRDYQELFETNAEAILDGDNVTSLVPEPIVKRKFFSKF, encoded by the coding sequence ATGCTGATAGATTTACATAGTCACTTATTACCAAACATAGATGATGGTTCCAAGTCTCTGCGGGCTTCTATACGTATGGCCAAGGAAGCTGTAGATGGTGGAATTAAGGCTGCTTTAATGACGCCTCATCATATGAATGGCCAGTACGTGAACCATAAAGATGATGTCATCAGACTAACATCAGAATTCCAAAAGCACTTAGATAAGAATGATATTGGACTCCAAGTATTTCCTTCGCAGGAGGTACGTATCAATGGCGGCTTATTGCAGGCTTTGGATGATGATGATATTTTGTTTGCTGATGAAAGTAACCGCTATCTTCTACTGGAGTTTCCAGATGATGATGTTCCTACATATAGCAAAGATATGATTTTTCAAATCATGCAGCGTGGTATTACTGTAGAAATTGCTCATCCTGAGCGAAATACTAAAATAATGTCTACACCAAGTATTTTGTTTGATTTGATTGAATCAGGTGCGGTGGCGCAGGTGACAGCAAGCTCCTATGTAGGTACCTTTGGTAAAAAAGTTGAGAAGTTTGCCGAAGAAATTATTAAGCATAACTTGGCTCATGTTTTTGTTTCTGATGCGCATGACTTGCCGAATCGTGATTATGAGATGGCTGAGGCCATGGCAAAATTAGAGAAACAACTGGGACGGGACTATCAAGAATTGTTTGAGACTAACGCTGAAGCAATTCTTGATGGTGATAATGTCACAAGCTTGGTTCCAGAACCAATTGTTAAACGTAAGTTTTTTAGTAAATTTTAA
- the map gene encoding type I methionyl aminopeptidase, with product MIQLKSPREIEAMRQSGAIIAGMHHMLRDLIEPGIDTWEIETKSREYIESHGGVPLQIGFEGFKYATTISINDEVAHGLPRKGLKLKNGDLVKVDTVVGLNGAVSDSAWSYAVGEVTPEVQKLMDVTKKAMYLGIDQAIVGNRVGDIGNAIEQYTEVEHHYGDVREYIGHGVGPTMHEEPNVPHYGKPGHGVRLREGMVITIEPMINLGGWKVETDHTEADGWTVRTADGSWSAQYEHTLAITKDGPKILTSQDPEHDKRYS from the coding sequence ATGATACAGTTAAAATCACCTAGAGAAATTGAAGCTATGCGGCAATCTGGTGCTATCATTGCTGGTATGCACCATATGTTGCGTGATCTTATTGAACCAGGTATTGATACATGGGAAATTGAAACAAAGTCACGGGAGTATATCGAAAGCCATGGTGGCGTACCTTTGCAGATTGGCTTTGAAGGATTTAAGTATGCTACGACCATCAGTATTAATGATGAAGTGGCGCATGGTCTGCCACGTAAGGGGCTAAAGCTGAAGAACGGTGATTTGGTGAAGGTCGACACAGTGGTTGGCCTGAATGGCGCCGTATCTGATTCAGCATGGTCTTATGCTGTTGGCGAGGTAACACCAGAGGTTCAAAAGCTGATGGATGTAACCAAAAAAGCGATGTATTTGGGTATTGATCAAGCGATTGTTGGGAATCGCGTTGGCGATATTGGAAATGCCATTGAGCAATACACTGAAGTTGAACACCATTACGGGGATGTGCGTGAATATATCGGGCATGGTGTTGGACCAACAATGCATGAAGAACCAAATGTACCGCATTATGGTAAACCAGGTCATGGTGTGCGTTTGCGTGAGGGGATGGTCATTACCATCGAGCCAATGATTAACTTAGGTGGCTGGAAGGTTGAAACTGACCATACAGAAGCTGATGGCTGGACAGTACGAACAGCAGACGGTTCATGGTCGGCACAATACGAACACACATTAGCGATTACGAAAGACGGTCCGAAGATTTTGACAAGTCAGGATCCGGAGCATGATAAACGTTACTCATAA
- a CDS encoding LCP family protein produces the protein MKRRSQIRPKKHHRVRNTILTIIGLLFVVGIGLGAYAYTKVNNTITKMQKTSTTTKSADKITNSKKPVSYLLLGTDTGELGRSYKGRTDTMIVMTINPKTKTTTMTSIPRDTLVTVSGQQMKINAAYAYGSAASATKAVEDLLDIDINGGYILINMGGLVKMVDAVGGVDVTSPLTFTTEGDDTQADSKNQYSFVEGKTYHMDGEEALAFARMRHEDPNGDYGRQMRQQLVIKAILKNSAQVGTVFNDSFLTTVSNNVQTDVSTKSMKNLALSYRDAFGTVKQDQLKGTTQSISGLGSTEVMSQTEIDRVHKAITAQMAQ, from the coding sequence ATGAAACGACGGTCTCAGATTCGTCCTAAAAAGCATCATAGAGTACGCAATACTATTCTGACAATTATCGGACTATTGTTTGTTGTTGGAATTGGTTTAGGTGCATACGCTTATACTAAGGTTAATAACACAATTACTAAGATGCAAAAGACGTCAACAACGACAAAGTCTGCTGATAAAATTACGAATAGTAAAAAGCCAGTTTCATACCTTCTTTTAGGAACCGATACAGGCGAGCTTGGCCGCTCGTATAAAGGGCGTACGGATACCATGATTGTTATGACAATCAATCCTAAAACCAAAACAACTACGATGACATCAATTCCGCGTGATACATTGGTAACAGTTAGCGGACAACAAATGAAAATCAATGCTGCTTATGCTTATGGTTCGGCTGCTTCAGCAACAAAGGCTGTCGAAGACTTGCTCGATATTGACATCAATGGTGGTTATATATTGATTAACATGGGTGGTTTAGTTAAAATGGTCGATGCAGTGGGCGGTGTTGACGTGACATCACCACTCACATTCACAACTGAAGGTGATGACACGCAAGCCGACTCTAAGAACCAGTATTCATTCGTAGAAGGTAAAACGTATCATATGGATGGCGAGGAAGCCTTAGCCTTTGCACGTATGCGACACGAAGACCCTAATGGTGATTACGGTCGTCAAATGCGTCAACAATTGGTCATCAAAGCCATTTTGAAGAATTCAGCCCAAGTTGGTACCGTGTTCAATGATTCTTTCTTGACCACCGTCTCTAACAACGTGCAAACTGATGTTTCAACCAAGTCCATGAAAAACTTGGCGTTGAGCTATCGTGATGCATTTGGTACGGTCAAGCAGGACCAGTTAAAAGGTACCACGCAAAGTATTTCTGGATTGGGATCAACAGAAGTTATGAGTCAAACCGAAATTGATCGTGTTCATAAGGCAATTACAGCCCAGATGGCACAATAA
- the upp gene encoding uracil phosphoribosyltransferase — protein MGKFVVMDHPLIQHKLTMIRNKNVGTKDFRALVDEIAMLMTYEASRDLQLEDVEVETPVTKTIKKQLAGKKLAVVPILRAGLGMVDGIVQLIPAAKIGHIGMYRDEETLEPVEYFIKLPEDIDQRDVLLVDPMLATGGSAKDAISALKKRGAKHIKLITLVSAPEGVKAVQEAHPDVDLYTGSLDEGLNEHGYIVPGLGDAGDRLFGTM, from the coding sequence ATGGGAAAATTTGTTGTAATGGATCATCCTTTGATCCAACATAAACTTACAATGATTCGTAATAAGAATGTTGGGACCAAAGATTTTCGTGCATTAGTTGATGAAATTGCGATGCTAATGACGTATGAAGCAAGTCGTGATCTTCAATTGGAAGACGTTGAAGTGGAGACACCAGTTACTAAGACGATCAAAAAACAACTTGCTGGTAAAAAGCTTGCTGTTGTACCAATCTTACGTGCCGGATTAGGTATGGTTGATGGTATCGTGCAACTAATTCCAGCGGCTAAAATTGGGCATATTGGTATGTATCGTGATGAAGAAACGCTTGAACCAGTTGAGTATTTCATCAAGTTACCAGAAGATATTGACCAACGTGACGTCTTGTTAGTTGATCCAATGTTGGCCACTGGTGGATCAGCAAAAGATGCCATTTCAGCATTAAAGAAGCGTGGTGCAAAGCACATTAAGTTGATCACACTTGTTTCGGCACCGGAAGGTGTTAAAGCAGTGCAAGAAGCCCATCCAGATGTTGACCTTTATACGGGTTCTCTTGATGAAGGCTTGAACGAACATGGTTACATCGTTCCAGGACTTGGCGATGCCGGTGATCGTTTGTTTGGTACAATGTAA
- the brnQ gene encoding branched-chain amino acid transport system II carrier protein, protein MVEKKLTWKQLVLVASLIFGMFFGAGNLIFPIQLGQLSGGNWLPATIGFLITGTVVPFLAMMAVSLTNSQSVYDIAKPVAPWFGTVFLVAIHLTIGPFFGTPRTAATAFSMGIAPFVPLKYQGVVMFVFSAVFFGLAYFLTVKESGLLKWVGKYLNPLFLGLLLVVLVLSLVLPMGDTHQAVSAAYQSNAAFQGILDGYNTMDGIALLALAVSVVYAVRGLGFQKQQVSKVLAKAGLLSILAEAVLYAVLVLVGTTSLGLFKASDNGGAAFAQIVSHYMGNFGTALTGVIVTLAVFTTAMGLFVSFAQDLHRVFPKVSYLWWLRVIAFGSFVTANAGLTNIVAWSVPVLMLLYPFALVLILLSLFSKYFKKSSVVYRFVVASVTIPAFLDALASSPLATTSHVQSLVNGYHHFVPFAALGFGWVVPAVVGAVLGVGGYLLTNSKRVTVLD, encoded by the coding sequence ATGGTTGAGAAGAAATTGACATGGAAACAATTAGTTTTAGTGGCATCACTCATATTTGGGATGTTTTTTGGGGCAGGAAATTTGATTTTTCCAATCCAATTGGGACAATTATCAGGCGGTAATTGGTTACCAGCGACAATCGGTTTCTTGATTACCGGAACGGTCGTGCCGTTTTTGGCAATGATGGCGGTGAGCTTAACAAACAGTCAAAGCGTTTATGATATTGCTAAACCAGTAGCACCTTGGTTTGGTACGGTTTTCTTGGTAGCTATTCATTTGACGATTGGTCCATTTTTTGGGACACCACGTACAGCAGCGACAGCTTTTTCAATGGGTATTGCACCCTTTGTACCACTTAAATATCAAGGTGTGGTGATGTTTGTATTTTCCGCTGTGTTCTTTGGCTTAGCTTACTTCCTAACTGTCAAGGAGTCGGGATTATTGAAATGGGTCGGGAAATATCTTAATCCACTTTTCTTAGGTTTGTTACTTGTGGTACTTGTTTTGTCATTAGTTTTGCCAATGGGTGATACACATCAAGCGGTGTCTGCTGCTTATCAAAGCAATGCAGCATTCCAAGGTATTTTGGACGGTTACAATACTATGGACGGTATTGCGCTGTTAGCTTTAGCGGTATCAGTTGTGTACGCAGTTAGAGGATTAGGCTTTCAAAAGCAACAAGTATCTAAGGTATTGGCAAAGGCTGGTTTGTTAAGTATCCTAGCTGAAGCGGTATTATATGCGGTATTGGTTTTGGTTGGTACTACTAGCTTAGGTTTGTTTAAAGCTTCTGATAATGGTGGTGCTGCTTTCGCTCAAATTGTTAGCCACTATATGGGCAACTTTGGGACGGCGCTGACAGGGGTAATCGTGACACTAGCTGTATTTACGACAGCAATGGGGCTGTTTGTATCATTTGCGCAAGACTTGCACCGTGTATTTCCAAAAGTGAGTTACCTATGGTGGCTACGTGTTATTGCATTTGGATCATTCGTCACAGCTAATGCTGGGTTGACGAACATTGTTGCTTGGTCAGTGCCTGTATTGATGTTGCTGTACCCATTTGCCTTGGTCTTAATCCTATTATCGCTTTTTAGTAAGTATTTCAAAAAATCTTCAGTAGTTTATCGCTTTGTGGTTGCTTCTGTTACTATACCAGCATTCCTTGATGCCTTGGCTAGCTCACCATTGGCTACAACAAGCCACGTCCAAAGTTTAGTTAATGGTTATCACCACTTTGTACCGTTTGCGGCTCTTGGATTTGGTTGGGTTGTGCCGGCAGTTGTTGGTGCGGTTCTTGGTGTGGGTGGCTATTTGTTAACCAATAGCAAGCGGGTTACAGTTCTGGATTAA
- the rplT gene encoding 50S ribosomal protein L20: protein MRVKGGTVSRARRKKFVKLAKGYRGQRRINYKVAKQQVYKSYLYAYRDRKNTKRNFRKLWIARINAAARMNGLSYSKLMHGLTLAGVELNRKMLAEIAVSDFDTFSKLADQAKEALSSDNVLVPARNAATVETTVSVER, encoded by the coding sequence ATGCGAGTTAAGGGTGGTACAGTGTCACGCGCACGTCGTAAAAAGTTTGTTAAGTTGGCCAAGGGTTACCGTGGACAACGTCGTATTAATTATAAGGTTGCTAAGCAACAAGTTTACAAGTCTTACTTGTACGCTTACCGTGATCGTAAGAACACAAAGCGTAACTTCCGTAAGTTGTGGATTGCTCGTATCAACGCAGCAGCACGCATGAACGGTTTGTCATACTCAAAGTTGATGCACGGTTTGACATTGGCAGGTGTTGAATTGAACCGTAAGATGTTGGCTGAAATCGCTGTTTCTGACTTTGACACATTCTCAAAGTTGGCTGACCAAGCTAAAGAAGCATTGTCATCTGACAATGTTTTGGTTCCAGCACGTAACGCAGCAACTGTTGAAACAACTGTTTCAGTTGAACGTTAA
- the rpmI gene encoding 50S ribosomal protein L35: protein MPKMKTHRASAKRFKKTANGGLKSASAYTSHRFHGKTKKQRRQLRGTRMMDSTTVKTYAKMLSTL, encoded by the coding sequence ATGCCAAAGATGAAGACACACCGCGCATCAGCAAAGCGCTTTAAGAAGACAGCCAATGGTGGCTTGAAGTCAGCTTCAGCTTATACTTCACACCGTTTCCACGGTAAGACAAAGAAGCAACGTCGTCAATTGCGTGGTACACGCATGATGGATTCAACGACTGTAAAGACATACGCTAAGATGTTGAGCACGCTCTAA
- the infC gene encoding translation initiation factor IF-3: MWRCLTIARQPRQVDLVNENIRAPRVLLIHDGKQEEMSTRDAQQLANDADMDLVLVQANAEVPVAKIMDWGKAKFEAQKKQKEQRKNQKIVQVKEVRMSPVIDSGDFETRKKAAIKFLSQGNKVKLNLRFRGRMITHQDIGREVLDRMAEELNDIAKVEQRAKMDGRQMFLVLAPRDAK, translated from the coding sequence ATTTGGAGGTGCCTGACAATAGCACGTCAACCACGACAAGTTGATTTAGTCAACGAAAATATCCGCGCCCCACGTGTTTTGCTTATCCACGATGGTAAGCAAGAAGAAATGTCAACACGTGACGCACAACAGTTAGCGAATGATGCAGACATGGACTTGGTATTGGTGCAAGCTAATGCAGAAGTTCCAGTTGCCAAGATCATGGATTGGGGTAAAGCGAAGTTCGAAGCTCAAAAGAAGCAAAAAGAACAACGTAAAAACCAAAAAATTGTTCAAGTTAAAGAAGTTCGCATGTCACCAGTGATTGATTCTGGCGATTTCGAAACACGTAAGAAAGCAGCAATTAAGTTCCTGTCACAAGGTAACAAGGTTAAGCTTAACTTGCGTTTCCGTGGTCGTATGATTACTCACCAAGACATTGGTCGTGAGGTCTTAGACCGCATGGCTGAAGAACTTAATGACATTGCCAAGGTTGAACAACGTGCCAAAATGGACGGCCGCCAAATGTTTTTGGTCTTGGCACCACGCGATGCCAAGTAA
- a CDS encoding DUF1361 domain-containing protein: MKKQDITSVLAIHVIVLLFFGFVLLTPTHFTFLNWNIFLALLPLDFAIIVNISKRRSIQIIFSLLWLLFYPNTMYMITDFIHLQYVGIGLTVRMQYFNYAVLAAGVFMGVVLGMLSIELMLKHYFNRRYEILQLVLIFGLSLIASVGIYLGRFLRLNSWDVFTQTHRVARLVVSSTSMHMLAFVILFAGVQFAILVISHFGISLIHNVVDKNEETE; the protein is encoded by the coding sequence ATGAAGAAACAAGACATAACAAGTGTTTTAGCGATACATGTCATTGTATTATTATTTTTTGGGTTTGTTTTACTAACACCAACACATTTTACTTTCTTGAATTGGAACATTTTTTTGGCGTTGTTGCCATTAGATTTTGCCATTATTGTAAATATTAGTAAACGTCGATCCATCCAAATTATTTTTAGCTTGTTGTGGCTATTATTTTATCCAAATACGATGTATATGATTACCGATTTTATTCATTTGCAATATGTTGGTATCGGACTCACTGTTCGTATGCAATACTTCAATTACGCGGTGTTAGCAGCAGGGGTCTTTATGGGTGTTGTTTTGGGGATGTTAAGCATTGAACTGATGCTAAAGCATTATTTCAATAGAAGGTATGAAATATTACAATTGGTTCTGATATTTGGTTTGTCATTAATTGCCAGTGTCGGTATTTATCTTGGTCGTTTCTTGCGTTTGAATTCTTGGGATGTTTTTACACAAACACATCGTGTGGCAAGATTGGTTGTGTCATCAACGAGCATGCACATGTTAGCATTTGTGATACTGTTTGCCGGTGTGCAGTTTGCCATCCTAGTCATCAGTCACTTTGGTATTAGCCTTATCCACAATGTAGTTGACAAAAATGAGGAAACAGAGTAA
- the pnuC gene encoding nicotinamide riboside transporter PnuC, which translates to MSSQKIAFKDLFSFKWYVHQMSGWTRTSYILLIFGYLVITYSSFFAGSPINHMTWWTFVAAILGFTTTLAITNARPLNGVFGLLSALIYIAMALQANNPADAVLQAVYIVLLDIPVLIMPGWAIDVEKRIRFIHETDARGEKHGKSFWYPVLIGSAIIAFIASYLFETQVLHTPRPIADSAVLATGLVGALLTTFRFSEAFAMWLIQGVAQVLLWGLTAVHGDANWVLFLTYMLYIGNDLIGVFQSSWFHHKVYTQEIIQSHVK; encoded by the coding sequence ATGTCTTCACAAAAAATTGCATTTAAAGATTTATTTTCGTTCAAATGGTACGTTCATCAGATGTCTGGCTGGACAAGAACTTCTTACATCTTATTAATTTTCGGCTACTTAGTCATTACTTATAGCTCATTCTTTGCTGGCTCTCCCATTAATCATATGACCTGGTGGACATTTGTCGCCGCAATTTTAGGATTTACAACAACATTGGCTATCACCAATGCTCGACCCTTAAATGGCGTTTTCGGTTTACTTTCTGCTTTAATTTATATCGCAATGGCACTCCAAGCCAATAACCCCGCCGATGCAGTATTACAAGCCGTATATATTGTATTACTTGATATTCCCGTTTTAATCATGCCTGGCTGGGCAATAGATGTTGAAAAGCGAATTCGTTTCATACACGAAACCGATGCTCGTGGTGAAAAGCACGGCAAATCTTTTTGGTATCCTGTTCTGATCGGATCAGCAATCATCGCTTTCATTGCATCTTATCTATTTGAAACACAAGTTTTGCACACACCAAGACCTATTGCCGATTCGGCTGTCTTGGCAACTGGACTCGTTGGCGCCCTGTTAACAACTTTTCGTTTTTCAGAAGCTTTTGCCATGTGGCTTATTCAGGGAGTTGCTCAAGTACTATTATGGGGGCTAACTGCTGTCCATGGCGATGCAAACTGGGTCTTATTCTTAACCTATATGCTATATATCGGTAACGATTTGATTGGCGTCTTTCAATCTTCATGGTTCCACCATAAGGTGTATACTCAAGAAATTATCCAATCTCATGTCAAGTAA
- the rpmF gene encoding 50S ribosomal protein L32 translates to MATPSNKNSKSHKRNRRGHIGLNVPSIVLDQTTGEYRVSHRVSPSGVYNGKQVIDKK, encoded by the coding sequence ATGGCTACCCCATCAAACAAGAATTCAAAGTCTCACAAGCGTAATCGTCGCGGTCACATCGGCTTGAACGTTCCTAGCATTGTCTTGGATCAAACAACGGGTGAATATCGCGTTTCACACCGCGTTTCACCTTCTGGTGTTTACAACGGCAAGCAAGTTATTGATAAAAAGTAA
- a CDS encoding copper homeostasis protein CutC, with translation MIKIKEAAVDSVQGAREMISRGANRIELNSRLDLGGITPDTKKIIDTLAIANELPVVIMVRPRGGDFEYISSEIEQMLDTMQIIADVGGEIVTFGAVSADDLDFNSMSILIGCAHKLHLQVVMHMAFDQIANHKQQNAMNWLSDHGVKRILTHGGPLSVPIIQSLPHLQTLVNSSPANLTILPGGGVTKMNAESIANILGVNEVHGTQIV, from the coding sequence ATGATTAAAATAAAAGAAGCCGCGGTTGATTCCGTGCAAGGTGCTCGTGAAATGATATCACGTGGGGCCAATCGTATTGAATTAAATTCACGACTTGATTTGGGTGGCATTACACCTGATACTAAAAAAATTATTGATACATTAGCGATTGCTAATGAGTTACCTGTTGTTATCATGGTTCGCCCACGTGGTGGTGATTTTGAATATATCAGCAGTGAAATCGAACAAATGTTGGATACCATGCAGATAATTGCTGATGTTGGCGGTGAGATAGTCACTTTCGGTGCTGTCTCCGCCGATGACCTAGACTTTAATAGCATGTCTATTTTAATTGGTTGCGCTCATAAATTGCATTTACAAGTTGTCATGCATATGGCATTTGATCAAATCGCAAACCATAAACAACAAAATGCAATGAACTGGCTATCTGACCATGGTGTCAAGCGGATACTAACTCATGGTGGTCCACTTTCAGTACCAATTATACAGTCACTGCCTCATTTGCAAACATTAGTCAACAGCTCCCCAGCGAATTTGACTATTTTACCTGGTGGCGGTGTCACAAAGATGAATGCTGAATCCATAGCTAATATTCTAGGCGTTAATGAGGTCCATGGCACACAAATTGTTTAA
- a CDS encoding NAD-dependent epimerase/dehydratase family protein, whose product MDNKKIIVVGGTGFVGQGILSALNNKGFELHSLSRHQFRPTNVTDQVTYHVADLNKAGEWQDLLKEADWVVDAVGILLPNPFKHINYQNSSVQPAQRLLDVLATTNQTKFLFVSANATPFFLNAYLRAKLSVEHSAKALLNDRAYNVYPGIVYDKSRIYSYIPAIILVTLQHIPGLKFLQRYRPISRKTFAIEVENILNGKESALLKRNIKMK is encoded by the coding sequence ATGGATAACAAAAAAATAATTGTTGTTGGTGGGACAGGTTTTGTTGGTCAAGGCATCTTATCGGCTTTGAACAACAAAGGCTTTGAATTGCATAGTTTATCACGGCATCAATTCCGTCCTACTAACGTAACTGACCAAGTTACTTACCACGTCGCTGATTTAAATAAGGCTGGGGAATGGCAAGACTTACTCAAAGAAGCGGATTGGGTTGTTGATGCTGTAGGAATATTGCTACCCAATCCTTTCAAACATATTAATTACCAAAACAGTAGCGTTCAGCCCGCGCAAAGACTCTTGGATGTTCTTGCGACAACGAATCAGACTAAGTTTTTGTTTGTTTCCGCCAATGCGACACCTTTCTTTTTAAATGCCTATTTGCGGGCCAAACTATCCGTAGAGCACTCGGCTAAAGCCCTATTAAACGACAGAGCCTATAATGTTTATCCTGGTATTGTCTATGATAAATCAAGAATTTATTCTTATATTCCCGCTATTATTCTTGTAACTCTACAACACATTCCGGGATTAAAATTTTTACAGCGTTATCGTCCTATAAGTCGCAAAACCTTTGCTATAGAAGTTGAAAATATTTTAAATGGCAAGGAAAGCGCCCTACTGAAACGAAATATAAAAATGAAATAA